One window of Acidimicrobiales bacterium genomic DNA carries:
- a CDS encoding enoyl-CoA hydratase has translation MDTLIVERSEGVVTVTLNRPEKKNAVDMALWRHLQDTFREIADRSDDRVVILTGAGGAFCSGADLGDPETATMHGLPRMRLIDSVAIALHRLPQPTIAKVTGVAAGAGCNMAFGCDLVVASDQARFSEIFSLRGLSIDFGGSWLLPRLIGLHKAKELAFFADIVSAADAERIGVVNRVLPADEVDGFVADWAARLAAGPPLALAMTKSMLNNSMGPSFEQAIETEAYAQSVNFASADAAEAFRAFVEKRPPVFTGR, from the coding sequence ATGGACACGCTCATCGTCGAGCGGTCGGAGGGCGTCGTGACCGTCACCCTGAACCGACCGGAGAAGAAGAACGCAGTCGACATGGCCCTGTGGCGACACCTCCAGGACACCTTCCGCGAGATCGCCGACCGCAGCGACGACCGAGTGGTGATCCTCACCGGCGCGGGCGGGGCCTTCTGTTCCGGCGCCGACCTCGGAGACCCGGAGACGGCGACAATGCACGGCCTGCCCAGGATGCGCCTGATCGACTCCGTGGCCATCGCCCTCCACCGCCTGCCCCAGCCGACGATTGCCAAGGTGACCGGCGTGGCTGCGGGCGCTGGCTGCAACATGGCCTTCGGGTGCGACCTCGTGGTGGCTTCCGACCAGGCGCGGTTCTCCGAGATCTTCTCGCTGCGCGGCTTGTCGATCGACTTCGGTGGCTCGTGGCTGCTGCCCCGCCTGATCGGCCTCCACAAGGCGAAGGAGCTGGCCTTCTTCGCCGACATCGTCAGTGCCGCCGACGCCGAGCGGATCGGCGTGGTCAACCGGGTGCTGCCTGCCGACGAGGTCGACGGGTTCGTGGCCGACTGGGCGGCGCGCCTCGCCGCCGGCCCGCCCCTCGCCCTTGCCATGACCAAGTCGATGCTCAACAACTCCATGGGCCCTTCCTTCGAACAGGCCATCGAGACCGAGGCGTACGCGCAGAGCGTCAACTTCGCCAGCGCAGACGCCGCCGAGGCCTTTCGGGCGTTCGTCGAGAAACGGCCACCGGTGTTCACAGGCCGGTGA
- a CDS encoding YraN family protein, which translates to MTDQRRALGARGEDAVASWYEARGYEVLARNWSCRDGELDLIVRNGRVFVFCEVKTRTTDAFGVPAEAVTRAKQMRLRRLAARWLEDDAPLRPREIRFDVAAVLGDEIEVLEGAF; encoded by the coding sequence TTGACGGACCAGCGGCGGGCGCTCGGCGCCCGCGGCGAAGACGCCGTCGCCTCCTGGTACGAAGCGCGCGGCTACGAGGTGCTGGCTCGGAACTGGAGCTGCCGTGACGGCGAGCTCGACCTGATCGTGCGCAACGGGCGGGTGTTCGTGTTCTGCGAGGTGAAGACGCGCACCACCGACGCCTTCGGCGTGCCCGCAGAAGCCGTGACCCGCGCCAAGCAGATGCGACTACGGCGGCTGGCTGCCCGGTGGCTGGAGGACGACGCGCCACTCAGGCCGCGCGAGATCCGCTTCGACGTGGCCGCCGTGCTCGGCGACGAGATCGAGGTGCTCGAAGGCGCGTTTTGA
- a CDS encoding DUF2469 domain-containing protein, whose amino-acid sequence MSAEDLERYETEIELQLYQEYRAVLPMFRYVVETERRFYLANEVKMEARNQDGRTYFEIELGDAWVWDMYRPARFVSSVRVVTFKDVNVEELPEKEL is encoded by the coding sequence ATGAGCGCCGAGGACCTCGAACGGTACGAAACCGAGATCGAGCTCCAGCTGTACCAGGAGTACCGGGCGGTGCTGCCGATGTTCCGCTACGTGGTGGAAACCGAGCGGCGCTTCTACCTGGCCAACGAGGTCAAGATGGAGGCGCGGAACCAGGACGGGCGCACCTACTTCGAGATCGAGCTCGGCGACGCCTGGGTGTGGGACATGTATCGGCCCGCCCGCTTCGTGTCCTCCGTGCGCGTCGTCACGTTCAAGGACGTCAACGTCGAAGAACTGCCTGAGAAGGAGCTGTAG
- the lepB gene encoding signal peptidase I, producing MTPEASSPRGGTTAEASDPALARPHAQERPTSAARTLRELPVLFVVALCIAFVVKTFLAQAFYIPSGSMLPQLQIDDRVVVSKLAYKFHEPRRGDIVVFDRPSRGFGPAPATNSNPVRWVLERVGVVQPSTEEFIKRVVGLPGDTVEGKDGHVFVNGRQLVEPYLAPGLTTSNFTPVTVPQGELWVMGDNRGNSADSRFFGTIDQDTVVGRAVVRVWPLADASFL from the coding sequence GTGACACCGGAGGCGTCATCGCCTCGGGGGGGAACCACGGCGGAGGCTTCGGACCCGGCACTCGCTCGGCCACACGCACAGGAGCGGCCGACCAGCGCGGCGCGCACACTGCGGGAACTGCCGGTCCTGTTCGTCGTTGCTCTCTGCATCGCTTTCGTGGTCAAGACGTTCCTGGCCCAGGCGTTCTACATCCCGTCGGGGTCGATGCTGCCGCAGTTGCAGATCGACGACCGGGTGGTCGTGTCGAAGTTGGCCTACAAGTTCCACGAACCCCGGCGCGGCGACATCGTGGTGTTCGACCGCCCCAGCCGCGGCTTCGGGCCCGCACCCGCCACCAACTCCAACCCCGTGCGTTGGGTCCTCGAGCGGGTCGGCGTCGTACAGCCCTCCACCGAGGAGTTCATCAAGCGGGTGGTGGGCCTGCCGGGCGACACCGTCGAAGGCAAGGACGGACACGTCTTCGTCAACGGCCGCCAACTGGTCGAGCCCTACCTGGCTCCGGGCCTGACAACCAGCAACTTCACGCCGGTCACGGTGCCGCAAGGGGAGTTGTGGGTGATGGGCGACAACCGGGGAAACTCGGCCGACAGCCGGTTCTTCGGCACCATCGACCAGGACACCGTCGTCGGACGGGCCGTTGTCCGTGTCTGGCCGTTGGCCGACGCATCTTTCCTGTAG
- the rplS gene encoding 50S ribosomal protein L19, with the protein MNPTDLVDRSSLRDDVPAFSPGDHLKVHVRVVEGNRERVQVFQGDVIRRQGSGVRETFTVRKVSFGVGVERTFPVHSPIIAKIEVVRHGDVRRAKLYYLRDLQGKAAKIKEKRAAR; encoded by the coding sequence ATGAACCCCACCGATCTGGTCGACCGCAGCAGTTTGCGCGACGACGTGCCCGCCTTCTCGCCGGGCGACCACCTCAAGGTCCACGTACGCGTGGTCGAGGGCAACCGCGAGCGCGTCCAGGTGTTCCAGGGCGACGTCATCCGCCGACAGGGCTCGGGCGTCCGTGAGACGTTCACCGTCCGCAAGGTGAGCTTCGGCGTCGGCGTGGAGCGCACGTTCCCCGTGCACTCGCCGATCATCGCCAAGATCGAGGTCGTGCGGCACGGCGACGTCCGGCGGGCGAAGCTGTACTACCTGCGTGACCTGCAGGGGAAGGCTGCCAAGATCAAGGAGAAGCGGGCAGCTCGGTGA
- the trmD gene encoding tRNA (guanosine(37)-N1)-methyltransferase TrmD: protein MSEPLRIDVFTIFPAMVEGFLWESLIGKARRAGLLDLRVHDLRSTAVDSHRSVDDAPFGGGAGMVLAPEPIFRAVELVGPPRPLLLLGPGGRRFSQEVARDLAGARPGFSLLCGRYEGVDQRVVDHLVDGELSIGDYVLAGGEAASLVVIEAVARLVPGVMGNETSADDESFSDGLLEYPHYTRPAEFRGAPVPEVLRSGDHGRIARWRRAQALRRTIERRPDLIEARGGLSDDEVRLLQEHGYSVTSPGNITEESPAP, encoded by the coding sequence ATGAGCGAGCCGCTGCGCATCGACGTCTTCACCATCTTCCCGGCGATGGTCGAGGGCTTCCTGTGGGAGAGCCTCATCGGCAAGGCCCGGCGGGCGGGGTTGCTCGACCTGCGGGTCCACGACCTGCGCTCGACGGCTGTCGACTCCCACCGCTCGGTCGACGACGCCCCCTTCGGCGGCGGTGCAGGCATGGTGCTGGCCCCTGAGCCCATCTTCAGGGCGGTCGAGCTGGTGGGGCCGCCCCGGCCGCTGTTGCTGCTGGGGCCGGGCGGTCGCCGCTTCAGCCAGGAGGTTGCCCGAGACCTGGCCGGCGCCCGGCCCGGGTTCTCGCTGCTGTGCGGCCGGTACGAGGGCGTGGACCAGCGCGTCGTCGACCACCTGGTCGACGGGGAGCTGTCGATCGGCGACTACGTGCTGGCGGGTGGGGAGGCGGCGTCGCTGGTCGTGATCGAAGCGGTGGCCCGCCTGGTGCCCGGGGTCATGGGCAACGAGACCTCTGCCGACGACGAGTCGTTCAGCGACGGCTTGCTCGAATACCCGCACTACACGAGGCCTGCGGAGTTCCGGGGCGCACCCGTACCCGAGGTGCTCCGGTCGGGTGATCACGGCCGCATCGCCCGGTGGCGGCGGGCCCAAGCGCTGCGCCGCACCATCGAGCGACGACCGGATCTCATCGAGGCCCGAGGCGGCCTTTCCGACGACGAGGTGCGCCTGCTGCAGGAGCATGGCTATTCTGTGACGTCCCCCGGGAACATCACCGAGGAGTCTCCCGCGCCATGA
- a CDS encoding NADPH:quinone oxidoreductase family protein, producing the protein MQAWRVHELGEPIDVLRLDEVDPPVPPPGHVVVEVAAAALNFPDILLCKGEYQEKPALPFTPGVEMAGTVVEVGEGVDGLAPGDRVLGAPTMGPGGLAERTVAPAAALYPVPAGMSWTSAAALHVTYQTGWVALHTRAHIQPGETLLVHAGAGGVGSAAIQLGQAAGARVVATAGGADKVKVLHELGVDLAVDYRADDFVEAVKEFTDGRGADVVYDPVGGDVFDKSTKCIAFEGRLLVIGFTSGRIPQARANHVLVKNYSVVGVHWGLYNRRRPEVPRQAHEALTRLYADGLIDPLVSQVVPFDQAPAALVSLGGRGTYGKVVVDVASG; encoded by the coding sequence ATGCAAGCGTGGCGTGTGCACGAGCTGGGCGAGCCGATCGACGTGCTCCGGCTGGACGAGGTCGACCCGCCTGTGCCGCCGCCCGGCCACGTCGTGGTCGAGGTCGCCGCCGCCGCGCTCAACTTCCCCGACATCCTGCTCTGCAAGGGGGAGTACCAGGAGAAGCCTGCGCTGCCGTTCACACCGGGCGTCGAGATGGCGGGAACCGTGGTCGAGGTGGGCGAGGGCGTCGACGGACTGGCGCCCGGGGACCGGGTGCTGGGGGCGCCCACCATGGGACCTGGCGGCTTGGCGGAACGCACGGTGGCGCCAGCGGCGGCCCTCTACCCGGTGCCCGCAGGCATGTCGTGGACATCGGCCGCCGCGCTGCATGTCACGTACCAGACGGGGTGGGTGGCGCTGCACACGCGCGCCCACATCCAGCCGGGCGAGACCCTGCTGGTACACGCCGGGGCCGGGGGAGTGGGTTCGGCTGCCATCCAGCTCGGCCAGGCGGCCGGTGCGCGGGTGGTGGCCACCGCCGGCGGCGCCGACAAGGTGAAGGTGCTGCACGAGCTGGGCGTCGACTTGGCCGTCGACTACCGGGCCGACGATTTCGTGGAGGCGGTCAAGGAGTTCACCGACGGCCGCGGTGCCGATGTCGTCTACGACCCGGTGGGCGGCGACGTGTTCGACAAGTCGACCAAGTGCATCGCCTTCGAGGGCAGGCTGTTGGTGATCGGCTTCACCAGCGGCCGCATTCCCCAGGCACGGGCCAACCACGTGCTCGTCAAGAACTACTCGGTTGTCGGCGTGCACTGGGGCCTCTACAACCGCAGGCGCCCCGAGGTGCCCCGCCAGGCGCACGAGGCATTGACCCGGCTCTATGCGGACGGCTTGATCGACCCGTTGGTGTCGCAGGTCGTGCCGTTTGACCAGGCGCCTGCTGCGCTGGTGTCGCTCGGCGGGCGCGGCACCTACGGCAAGGTCGTCGTCGACGTCGCCTCCGGATGA
- a CDS encoding nitroreductase family deazaflavin-dependent oxidoreductase, whose translation MAEAFCYLTTTGRRTGRAHTIEIWFGQDGDAGTLYLLSGGGDGADWVRNGRATPEVTVRIGSTSYDARFRLVDDPDEDALARRLLLEKYDDKGELADWGRRSLAVALDLR comes from the coding sequence ATGGCCGAGGCGTTCTGCTACCTCACGACGACCGGCCGCCGCACCGGCCGAGCGCACACCATCGAGATCTGGTTCGGCCAGGACGGCGACGCTGGCACCCTCTACCTGCTGTCAGGCGGCGGCGACGGGGCGGACTGGGTGCGCAACGGCCGAGCCACACCCGAGGTCACCGTTCGGATCGGCTCGACGAGCTACGACGCCCGCTTCCGGCTGGTCGACGACCCCGACGAAGACGCGCTGGCGCGGCGCCTGCTGCTCGAAAAGTACGACGACAAGGGCGAGCTGGCCGACTGGGGCCGCCGCTCCCTCGCCGTCGCCCTCGACCTGCGCTGA
- the rimM gene encoding ribosome maturation factor RimM (Essential for efficient processing of 16S rRNA), with protein MLEVGQVVKPHGLRGEVVVALFTNRDERMEPGTVLATENGPLTIERSSPHLGRWIVTFSGVHSREDADALRGTILSAEPLDDPDELWVHELIDAEVVGVDGTRYGVVTAVEANPASDLLVLDSSGLVPLRFVVSSGDGRVVVDPPAGLLD; from the coding sequence ATGCTCGAAGTCGGGCAGGTCGTGAAGCCCCACGGCTTGCGCGGCGAGGTCGTCGTCGCCTTGTTCACCAACCGCGACGAACGCATGGAGCCGGGCACCGTCTTGGCGACGGAAAACGGCCCGCTCACCATCGAACGCTCGTCGCCCCACCTCGGTCGGTGGATCGTGACGTTCAGCGGCGTTCACTCACGCGAGGACGCCGACGCCCTTCGAGGCACGATCTTGTCGGCTGAGCCCCTCGACGACCCCGACGAGCTCTGGGTCCACGAGTTGATCGACGCCGAGGTGGTCGGCGTCGACGGCACCCGCTACGGCGTGGTCACGGCCGTAGAGGCCAACCCGGCCAGCGACCTGCTGGTCCTCGACAGCAGCGGCTTGGTGCCGCTGCGCTTCGTGGTGTCGTCGGGTGACGGGCGCGTGGTGGTCGATCCGCCCGCCGGCTTGCTCGACTGA
- a CDS encoding KH domain-containing protein, with translation MSDDQPEVGDDVEYEEGDVNQVEYEPGDANQVEGGTAKRVLEYVARQMVDDPDSVVVEQEPDRRGVNLRLHVAPDDMGKIIGKRGRVAQAIRTVVRAAGAREGVEAAVDIVD, from the coding sequence GTGAGCGACGACCAGCCTGAGGTCGGCGACGACGTCGAGTACGAAGAGGGCGACGTCAACCAGGTCGAGTACGAACCGGGCGACGCCAACCAGGTGGAGGGTGGCACCGCCAAGCGGGTGCTGGAGTACGTCGCCCGCCAGATGGTCGACGACCCCGACTCGGTGGTCGTCGAACAAGAGCCCGACCGCCGCGGCGTGAACCTGCGGCTGCACGTGGCGCCCGACGACATGGGCAAGATCATCGGCAAGCGGGGCCGCGTGGCCCAAGCCATCCGCACGGTCGTGCGTGCCGCAGGCGCCCGGGAGGGCGTCGAGGCGGCCGTCGACATCGTCGACTGA
- the rpsP gene encoding 30S ribosomal protein S16: MAVKLRLMRMGKKKQPTYRVVAADSRSPRDGRFIEIIGTYEPRLEPSGIKIDNDKAVGWLQKGAQPTETVEKLLKISGAWEQFKS; the protein is encoded by the coding sequence GTGGCAGTGAAGCTCCGCCTCATGCGGATGGGGAAGAAAAAGCAGCCGACCTACCGGGTGGTGGCGGCCGACAGCCGCTCGCCTCGCGATGGCCGGTTCATCGAGATCATCGGTACCTACGAGCCCCGCTTGGAGCCCTCCGGTATCAAGATCGACAACGACAAGGCCGTCGGCTGGCTCCAGAAGGGCGCCCAGCCCACCGAGACCGTCGAGAAGCTGTTGAAGATCTCCGGCGCCTGGGAGCAGTTCAAGTCGTGA
- the ffh gene encoding signal recognition particle protein — MFESLSDRFDGIFTRLRSRGRLNEADVDEVLREIRVALLEADVNFLVVKKLVGRIRDRTIGIELSKSLSPAQQVIKIVHEELIGILGGETLRLAYASKPPTVVLLAGLQGSGKTTAAGKLARWFKQQGRNPLLVGADLQRPAAVEQLRVLGGQVGVPVFSEPSDPVDVAANGLAEAQRLGKDVLIVDTAGRLTIDAEMMEQVRQISEKVSPHYTFLVIDAMIGQESVTTAEAFHQTLELDGVILTKLDGDARGGAALSVKEVVGRPIAFASTGEKLEDFDTFHPDRMASRILGMGDVLTLIEKAEQAYDKDEAEKAAAALMEGRFTLEDFLEQMQQIKKMGPLQNIIGMMPGIPKEMKQAQIDDRELARVEAIIHSMTLEERRNPELINGSRRLRVANGSGVTTSEVNLLLKQFKEMQRMMKGFGGMAMRKNKKGKKGGRVTPPSR, encoded by the coding sequence ATGTTCGAGTCACTTTCCGACCGCTTCGACGGCATCTTCACGCGCCTTCGCAGTCGCGGCCGCCTCAACGAGGCGGACGTCGACGAGGTCCTGCGCGAGATCCGCGTCGCCCTCCTCGAGGCCGACGTCAACTTCCTCGTCGTCAAGAAGCTGGTCGGGCGCATCCGCGACCGCACCATCGGCATCGAGCTGTCGAAGAGCCTCTCGCCCGCGCAGCAGGTCATCAAGATCGTGCACGAGGAGCTCATCGGGATCCTCGGCGGGGAGACGCTGCGGCTGGCGTATGCCTCGAAGCCGCCGACCGTCGTCCTCCTGGCCGGCCTCCAGGGCTCGGGCAAGACCACCGCAGCGGGCAAGCTGGCCCGCTGGTTCAAGCAGCAGGGGCGCAACCCGCTCCTGGTCGGGGCCGACCTCCAGCGCCCGGCCGCTGTCGAACAGCTGCGGGTGCTGGGTGGCCAGGTGGGCGTGCCCGTGTTCAGCGAGCCGTCCGACCCGGTCGACGTGGCTGCCAACGGCTTGGCCGAAGCCCAGCGCCTGGGCAAGGACGTGCTCATCGTCGACACCGCCGGTCGCTTGACCATCGACGCCGAGATGATGGAGCAGGTGCGCCAGATCTCCGAGAAGGTGTCGCCGCACTACACCTTCCTGGTCATCGACGCCATGATCGGCCAGGAGTCGGTGACGACGGCCGAGGCCTTCCACCAGACGCTCGAGCTCGACGGCGTCATCCTCACCAAGCTCGACGGCGACGCCCGCGGCGGTGCTGCGCTGTCGGTCAAGGAAGTGGTGGGCCGTCCCATCGCCTTCGCCTCCACGGGGGAGAAGCTCGAGGACTTCGACACCTTCCATCCCGACCGCATGGCCAGCCGCATCCTGGGCATGGGCGACGTCCTCACCCTCATCGAAAAGGCCGAGCAGGCCTACGACAAGGACGAGGCGGAGAAGGCGGCGGCCGCCCTCATGGAGGGCCGCTTCACCCTCGAGGACTTCCTCGAGCAGATGCAGCAGATCAAGAAGATGGGGCCCCTCCAGAACATCATCGGTATGATGCCGGGGATCCCGAAGGAGATGAAGCAGGCTCAGATCGACGATCGTGAGCTTGCTCGAGTGGAGGCCATCATCCACTCGATGACCCTGGAGGAACGCCGCAACCCCGAGTTGATCAACGGGTCGCGGCGGCTGCGCGTCGCCAACGGCAGCGGGGTGACCACCTCGGAGGTCAACCTGTTGCTCAAGCAGTTCAAGGAGATGCAGCGCATGATGAAGGGCTTCGGCGGGATGGCGATGCGCAAGAACAAAAAGGGCAAGAAGGGCGGGCGCGTGACCCCGCCCTCTCGATAG
- the ftsY gene encoding signal recognition particle-docking protein FtsY, protein MEIVLVLIVVVLLASVGGVVVSRRRGRRPELEPPASGPAVEAAEGTDLTPEQVAEIEAALAAAAVDVAEEAPEFPLGAQPVVVEAEPEPAEAEPEPEVVAPVRPRFRDRLGKARSLLAGYVGSVLSRSKIDDETWDELEEALIRADVGVATTTALLDDLRAQVKAEGMTSPQELVDALKADLKDRLGEGDRSLRLEPGGPNVWLFVGVNGVGKTTTIGKLGLREVSAGRSVVMAAGDTFRAAAAEQLELWAKRVNADLVRGAEGGDPGSVVFDAVERAAARGADLVLADTAGRLHTKVNLMEELKKVRRIAERPPGNLTEVLLVIDATTGQNGLVQAKQFTEAVGVTGIVLTKLDGTAKGGIAVAIRTELGVPIKLVGLGETADDLVDFDPDEFVDALFA, encoded by the coding sequence ATGGAGATCGTCCTCGTCCTGATCGTCGTCGTGCTGCTCGCCTCGGTGGGCGGCGTGGTCGTGAGCCGCCGTCGCGGCCGCCGACCCGAGCTGGAGCCGCCCGCCTCCGGACCTGCCGTCGAGGCCGCCGAGGGCACCGACCTCACGCCTGAGCAGGTGGCCGAGATCGAAGCGGCCTTGGCGGCAGCCGCCGTCGACGTGGCCGAGGAGGCGCCCGAGTTCCCATTGGGGGCGCAGCCGGTCGTGGTCGAGGCCGAACCCGAGCCTGCGGAGGCTGAGCCGGAGCCGGAGGTCGTCGCCCCGGTCCGACCACGGTTCCGCGACCGGTTGGGCAAAGCCCGCAGCTTGTTGGCCGGCTACGTCGGATCGGTGCTGTCGCGGTCCAAGATCGACGACGAGACGTGGGACGAGTTGGAAGAGGCGCTGATCCGGGCCGACGTCGGCGTGGCCACCACCACAGCGCTGCTCGACGACCTGCGGGCTCAGGTCAAGGCCGAGGGCATGACCAGTCCGCAGGAGCTGGTCGACGCCCTCAAGGCCGACCTCAAGGACCGGCTGGGCGAGGGCGACCGGTCGCTGCGCTTGGAGCCGGGCGGCCCCAACGTGTGGCTGTTCGTGGGTGTCAACGGCGTGGGCAAGACCACGACCATCGGCAAGCTGGGGCTGCGTGAGGTGAGCGCGGGGCGGTCCGTGGTCATGGCCGCGGGCGACACCTTCCGGGCGGCGGCGGCCGAGCAGTTGGAACTGTGGGCCAAGCGGGTCAACGCCGATCTCGTGCGTGGGGCCGAGGGCGGCGACCCCGGTTCGGTGGTGTTCGACGCCGTGGAGCGGGCTGCGGCGCGCGGGGCCGACCTGGTGCTGGCCGACACCGCCGGGCGGCTCCACACCAAGGTCAACCTCATGGAGGAGCTCAAGAAGGTGCGGCGCATCGCCGAGCGGCCGCCGGGCAACCTCACCGAGGTGCTCCTGGTGATCGACGCCACCACCGGCCAGAACGGCTTGGTGCAGGCCAAGCAGTTCACCGAGGCCGTGGGCGTGACCGGCATCGTGCTGACCAAGCTCGATGGCACCGCCAAGGGCGGCATCGCCGTGGCCATCCGCACCGAGTTGGGCGTGCCCATCAAGTTGGTAGGGCTGGGGGAGACGGCCGACGACCTGGTCGACTTCGACCCGGACGAGTTCGTCGACGCCCTGTTCGCCTGA